Proteins encoded together in one Drosophila albomicans strain 15112-1751.03 chromosome 2R, ASM965048v2, whole genome shotgun sequence window:
- the LOC127566141 gene encoding uncharacterized protein LOC127566141, with translation MDNFETNGDDTPSTSGALVDACRPGRKVKPRGTFKKGRCKPRPRTKRTCVKPKPAPTMSAAYKNFVLEYGRKHPSLDPKEQIKKAARAWCRMPEYKKEKYRMKVESCKREPNACSIL, from the exons ATGGATAATTTTGAGACTAATGGCGACGATACTCCTTCAACGAGCGGTGCTTTAGTTGATGCGTGCCGTCCTGGTCGAAAGGTCAAACCGAGGGGCACCTTCAAAAAGGGCAGATGCAAGCCCCGACCACGAACCAAGCGCACTTGCGTCAAACCAAAACCAGCGCCAACTATGAGTGCAgcttataaaaattttgtgcTCGAATATGGACGAAAGCATCCCTCTTTAGATCCTAAGGAACAGATCAAGAAAGCAGCACGCGCCTGGTGCCGTATGCCCGAATATAAGAAGGAAAAGTATCGCATGAAG GTCGAAAGCTGCAAGAGGGAGCCAAACGCTTGTTCCATActataa